Proteins from a genomic interval of Hemicordylus capensis ecotype Gifberg chromosome 14, rHemCap1.1.pri, whole genome shotgun sequence:
- the S100A14 gene encoding protein S100-A14 → MGCKCCKKRKDCQELTDVERAIEIVINNFHCYAVKGRKECLTPNELKELVGQRLPHLAKGVGTLEEKIECLGDGDETKLQFGEYWDIMGDAAKGCQAPGMKK, encoded by the exons GACTGCCAAGAGCTCACCGACGTTGAGAGGGCCATCGAAATCGTCATCAACAACTTCCACTGCTATGCTGTGAAGGGCCGCAAGGAATGCCTCACCCCCAACGAGCTGAAGGAACTGGTGGGCCAGAGGCTGCCACATTTAGCAAAG GGCGTTGGCACGTTGGAGGAGAAGATTGAGTGTCTTGGGGACGGCGATGAGACGAAACTCCAGTTTGGCGAATACTGGGACATCATGGGGGACGCGGCCAAAGGCTGCCAAGCTCCCGGAATGAAGAAGTAA